Within Sphingobium sp. EP60837, the genomic segment CCGACGACCGTCGCATACAGCCCTTGGGAAGCTCCCGCGTCGCGCGTGATGATGTTGATGACGCCGTTCACGGCATTGGAGCCCCAAAGCGTCGCGCCGGGGCCGGAAATGACTTCGATCCGCTCCACATCTTCCGGCAATATGTCCGGCATGTCCCAATATACGCCGGAATAAAGCGGCGAATAAACGCTGCGGCCGTCGATAAGGACCAGCAGCTTGTTGGAAAAATTCTGCGCCTGTTCATTGCCGCTAAGGCCGCGGGCAGCGACGATTATGTCATTCGGGCCGCCCCGCATCACCTGCAGATTGGGCGCGAGCCGCAATATGCCCGGCAGGGTCAGCGTACCTGACCGGACAATATCATCATGGGTGATGACATAGATGGACGCCGGGGCGTCGGCCAGGGCGGCGTTGGAGCGTGTAACCGACGTGACGTCCAGCCGCGATAGTGCGGCGAGCGGCATGTCGCGCAATTCCTCGATACTTTGAGCCCGAGCTGCGCCCGATTGCACGCCCAGCAGCCCTGCTATCGCCCAGGTAATCCTGAACACAGCCGATCCTGACCGCATCTATCCCCCTGCAATTACCCCGATTTATAGCATCGTTACGAAATTGCATCGAATTAGTTCCGGGACGTTCGCGATTGAAGCCGGTAGGCGATTGAAGATCAAGCAGATTCGGCAAGATTTCGCCTGCCGGTAGCTCAATCGTCCGTTTCGGCGACGCCGTTGCGGTTGTCATCGTCGCCCGTCTTCGTGCCGCCGAGATGGCCTGTGCCATGATAACCGATCTCGGTCTGTCCACCATGGCCCATAACGCTGCCAGGATCATTGGCACTTTTTCTGTGCCCATGTGGATAGGGCGCACCCGCGCTCTCGCCGCCAGGGCTACTCGCGCTCATGTTAAGGTCGCTTACCCCGTCACCATGGGACTGTCCTGCGCCGCCGCTTACCTGCGCTAGGCTGTCGGCCTTATCCCCGATTTCGTCATTTGGGCTCTGATCAAGCCCCTGCGCCTCGACAAAGGCGGTGCCGGAGACTTCCTCCACTTCCGGCCCGACGCCTGGAACATGACGACGCCGCTCTTGCGACGCGGCAGGTTCATCAGTCGCCCGCTCGCCCCGCCAGCCTTGCTCAGGTGGCGCAGCGTCGTCCTTGATCGGTGAGCCTTGCCCTTGGAGAAATGGGTTGCGATCATTCATGACGTTGTCCTCATTCAGGCCGTTGGCCGGTCGAACTGAGCAACGCGTCAAAAAAGCCGGCGATCCGCTTGCTTCGCTCACCTGGGTTAGCGCGCAGGGGTCTTTTATGTCGCTATGATGCCGCCTCAGCGACGACGAAGGTCATCATCCCATGGAAGACGGAGAGCAGCGGCGCCGGATAAATGCCAAGCGATGGCTGTGGCTTATCGTTGCCGCGTGCGTCGCGGTCGCTGCCCTGGTCACCTATACCAGCCTTCGCGCGCCCGATCCTGACTCGCGCACTTCCGAAGTGCCGCTACAGACCACCGCCGATGCTCAGGCGGCAAGGGAGGGGAGCCGGAACGAATCGCAGCTTCGGTGATTGCATGAAGTGCGATCCTCTTCGGGACCGATCATATCTTTCAGGAGCTTGATCGATGTCGCTAACCGGCCTTACAGCTATCATCATCCTGATCGCCGCGGCGCTGCTCGGCCTAGTGCTGTTCGCTAGCCATCGCGGACGGATCAACAAGGGCGCAGCCTTGTTCGCAGCGCTGATTATCGTGGCGGCGGCGTCGGTGACGCTGTTATATCCCTCCTTCCTGACGACCACGCATTCGGATAGGCCGCTGCTCTGAAACATGCCATGACCATCGCATGATCGTTCCGGAGCATCCCTCCAACGCTGCGGGAGTCGCCGTCCATTATGATGAGCTGGACCCGGCCTATCGCCGTATCTGGGGCGACCATGTCCATCATGGCTATTGGCGTGAGGGACATGAAACCCCGGAACAGGCGGCGGCGGCGTTGGTCAAGCTCGTCGAGCAGAAGCTGGCGCTGCAGCCGGGACTCAGGCTTTGCGACATAGGTTGCGGCTATGGGGCGACGGCGGCCGATCTTTTGACGCGCCACGAAGTCTCTATCGTCGGCCTGACATTGTCACCAGCCCAGCACCGGATCGCGAAGGATCGATCGCCTGACTTTTCTTGTCTTCTCCGGGATTGGCTCGACAATGGTCTACCATCCGCGTCTTTCGACCGTGCCTATGCGATCGAAAGCTCGGAGCATATGGTGGACAAGGCGCGTTTCTTCACCGAAGCCCGGCGCATTTTACGGCCCGGCGGGCGATTGGTTGTCTGCGCGTGGCTTGAAGGGGAGGGAGCGCGCCCGTG encodes:
- a CDS encoding class I SAM-dependent methyltransferase; protein product: MIVPEHPSNAAGVAVHYDELDPAYRRIWGDHVHHGYWREGHETPEQAAAALVKLVEQKLALQPGLRLCDIGCGYGATAADLLTRHEVSIVGLTLSPAQHRIAKDRSPDFSCLLRDWLDNGLPSASFDRAYAIESSEHMVDKARFFTEARRILRPGGRLVVCAWLEGEGARPWEVRHLLLPICREGRLPSMGSRIDYERLASDAGFRLTGYQDISREVRRTWSICLARLAKSMISDSSIRRLALSHATQSRDFMLSLPRLILALRTGAMRYGIFQWETV